From Thermoleophilum album:
CTGCCCAGATCGGTTTCCGTAGACACACTTCGGGTACGAGCGTTCCGCTACGTCGCGCGTAAGTTTCATCTAGAGCCGCTGCGGACCAGGGGTCAGGTGCTCCTCGTGCGCTTGCGTCGCAGTCGCTCCGTACGCTAGCGCCACGACTGCGATTCTCAAGGCGCGCCAAAACAAGGAGGCGGCCCAGCATTGCCAGGCCGCCTCGCGCAACGACGGTACGACTGTCGGACGACCGTTCCCGTGGTTCAAACGGCGAGCGGTCCGTACTCCGTCGGGAACTTCGAGCAGCCGAAAAACCAACACTCGACTGCGTACCGTGGCTTCGGCATCGACGGATCCGAACCCGTCTGGTGGAGCAGCATCTCGTCGAAGAACACTGCGTCTCCAGGCTCGAAGATGGGGCGGATGATGGGCCTATCGCCCGCCGCTTGTTCTGCGACCCGCTGCGAGACTTGAATCGACAGTACCGCCTCGTCCGTTTGCTGCTCGACGTAATGGTCGAGCCTGCGTGGGACGATGTCGAGGCCCGGTGACTCATCGCCACACCTCGACAGAGACAGCCACAGGTTGAGGGCCCGAACCTCGCCCATAAAACTACCGTCCTGGTGCCAGGCACCTGGGACGTGGGGTTCTGCCTTCCGCAGTGTCGTCTTCTGCAGCGAGATCAGCGGCCGTTCTTGCATGTAGCCCTCTACAAGCGAGCGAATCCCATGGCGCGTGATCAGGCCAATCATCTGCTCGCACAGAATCGGCGCATCTGGCGCGAGCACGCCACCACCCTCGCGAATCCAGGGACGCACGAGCAGAGATTCCCGGTAAGCCTCGAGGGGCTGGAACTCCTCGTAGTACCCCGGTTCCGGCTCTTCGCCGCGGAGAGCTTTCTCCCGTTCCTCGAACGCCCTGTCAATCCCTTCAGCTAGTTTGAGCGCTTCATCGCGAGGGACGAGGCCGCGCACGATCAGGAAGCCGTCGCGCAGGATTGCCGCACGGATAATTCCTGGAGTCAGGTCCGCGGCCTTGACCTCGGGAACCTCGCCCTCCGGAGGCAGACTCTCGTAGTCGGGCTCCACGAAGGCGGGGCTTGGACCGCTGGTGAGCGACCTGGCCCCCAGAATGTGGCGCAGAGCGAGCAGCTGACGTTCGATCTCGCGCGTCGGCTGGCGGCGGTATCTCTCTACGAGCTCCTCGACCTGCCGATCAAGCTCGTCGACCGAGTCCGGCAATTGCTCGGCGAGCTGATCGATGGACGAGGCTTCGAGCACCGCAGCGGCACTTGCGCTGTCCGCATGTTGTGGGGTTTTGGAGGTGCGCTTGAATCTCCACATGCGCTCGATAGTAGACGGATTCGTAGTTCTTGCAAGGGGGCGACGGGCTGTTTCGAGCGCCGATGACTCTAAGTGACCGAGCCGCCCGCCGTCCGCGGCCAGGTCGACGCGAAGGCCCGGCGGGTAGCGGAGAGCAGCAATGTCCACTAGCGACGTGAGACCACCGGCTCTCGCTGCTCGAGCCGCATGCCACACCGCCACGCTGAGGTGGCGCTAAGTCTGCCTCGTCGCAGCGTGTCGGAGCACTAGCGGGGTACTTGGTTTGGTCCGTTCCGAGCGCGGTTAAGCCACCTACGACGTACTGGTGTCTTGTTGCGTCTCCTTCGCGCGTTGCTCCTCGGCGTAGTAGTTCCAGTAGCCAGAGAAATCCTTGCGCGTGTAGGCGACGCTTGTCGGATCGTGGGACCAATTCCACTCGTCGAACGGGCCCAGGTAGTAACCGCCTAGTCCGACACCGCTGCCGGAACCGATAAGCCCAGGCGGTGTTCTCCCAAAGCGCCGTCGCCAATATTCCTCAGACCAGAAAAGAGCGCAGTAATCAGTTAAGACGAACTCATCAATGAACACATAGCCCTTATCGACTAGGTGCGGCCATAGATTTGTG
This genomic window contains:
- a CDS encoding phytanoyl-CoA dioxygenase family protein, whose translation is MWRFKRTSKTPQHADSASAAAVLEASSIDQLAEQLPDSVDELDRQVEELVERYRRQPTREIERQLLALRHILGARSLTSGPSPAFVEPDYESLPPEGEVPEVKAADLTPGIIRAAILRDGFLIVRGLVPRDEALKLAEGIDRAFEEREKALRGEEPEPGYYEEFQPLEAYRESLLVRPWIREGGGVLAPDAPILCEQMIGLITRHGIRSLVEGYMQERPLISLQKTTLRKAEPHVPGAWHQDGSFMGEVRALNLWLSLSRCGDESPGLDIVPRRLDHYVEQQTDEAVLSIQVSQRVAEQAAGDRPIIRPIFEPGDAVFFDEMLLHQTGSDPSMPKPRYAVECWFFGCSKFPTEYGPLAV